A single region of the Triticum dicoccoides isolate Atlit2015 ecotype Zavitan chromosome 2B, WEW_v2.0, whole genome shotgun sequence genome encodes:
- the LOC119361770 gene encoding putative receptor-like protein kinase At4g00960, whose product MGHGGVAPKFMPFHLLEEMTDRFSEHRSLGSGSYGKVYMGVEKNGKKIAVKMLHDTIEVNDDQFDTECLNLACLQHNNIVQLVGYCHDTKREYVWHDGKLVPAHGTKRALCLEYVNNGTLEKFLSDESKVHDWCTRFSIIKGICNGLKYLHKDLESPMYHLDLKLANILLNEDMVPKIADFGLSRLFEGQKTQRTKSIIGTRGYLPPEYRNGEIISNKFDIYSLGVVIIKIMTGPRGYFSSAEIPSWEFIKNVHEEWRKRLQVTSEYLLESYSKQVKRCIEIAVSCLETDRNKRPSIWDIVHELNKTYTMLQFGSGLTNDQGLSFSSIDQSPRLKMTTSSANCMMLTSRSLRIANNLPQYWRWISLPADPRFAECVELLSVYFFAVIGEIPPRDLSAGTSYIVYLVYKLANSTSGLKGCVQTSSLRLHGERIVPGSTRGVSLHPEVRGSASDVTYPVTRGDGWLELRLAEFENDDDMLAERGVIVDLREENDGVQKRGLIIGGMEFRSN is encoded by the exons ATGGGTCATGGAGGTGTGGCCCCAAAGTTTATGCCGTTCCATCTATTGGAAGAAATGACAGATCGTTTCTCTGAACACCGCAGCTTAGGTAGCGGCTCTTATGGAAAAGTTTACATG GGAGTGGAGAAGAATGGGAAGAAGATTGCTGTCAAGATGCTCCATGACACGATAGAGGTTAACGATGATCAATTTGACACCGAGTGTCTCAACCTTGCATGTCTCCAGCACAACAATATTGTGCAGTTGGTTGGCTATTGTCATGATACTAAGCGAGAATACGTATGGCACGACGGAAAACTTGTTCCTGCTCACGGGACAAAGAGGGCACTTTGCTTGGAGTACGTGAATAACGGAACCCTTGAAAAATTTCTTTCTG ATGAATCGAAGGTACATGATTGGTGCACACGTTTTTCAATAATCAAGGGAATCTGCAATGGTTTAAAATACCTTCACAAGGATCTGGAATCTCCAATGTATCACTTGGATTTAAAACTAGCCAATATATTGCTGAATGAGGATATGGTACCGAAAATCGCAGATTTCGGCTTGTCGCGGCTCTTTGAAGGTCAAAAGACACAAAGGACAAAGAGTATTATAGGAACACG AGGATACCTACCGCCAGAATATCGTAATGGGGAAATAATCTCAAATAAGTTTGATATATACAGCTTAGGTGTTGTAATCATAAAGATAATGACAGGACCTCGGGGCTACTTTAGTAGTGCTGAGATACCTTCCTGGGAATTCATTAAGAAT GTGCACGAAGAATGGAGGAAAAGGCTACAGGTGACATCCGAGTATCTGCTAGAGTCGTATTCTAAACAAGTCAAGAGGTGCATTGAGATAGCTGTAAGTTGCTTGGAGACTGATCGAAACAAAAGGCCAAGTATATGGGACATCGTCCATGAGCTGAATAAGACATATACTATGCTTCAATTTGGTAGTGGATTAACAAATGACCAAGGGTTATCGTTTTCATCAATAGACCAG AGCCCTCGGTTGAAGATGACAACCAGCAGCGCCAACTGCATGATGCTCACATCAAGATCACTACGGATTGCCAACAACCTGCCCCAGTACTGGAGATGGATTTCTCTGCCAGCGGATCCCAG ATTTGCAGAATGCGTGGAGCTCCTGAGTGTGTACTTTTTCGCCGTGATCGGCGAGATCCCGCCGAGGGACCTCTCCGCTGGCACAAGCTACATAGTTTACCTCGTGTACAAGCTGGCGAACAGCACGTCCGGCCTGAAAGGCTGCGTGCAGACGTCGTCGCTCAGGCTTCACGGGGAGAGGATCGTCCCCGGCAGCACACGCGGGGTTAGCCTCCACCCTGAAGTGCGCGGGTCAGCCAGTGACGTTACCTACCCCGTGACAAGGGGTGACGGCTGGTTGGAGCTAAGGCTGGCCGAGTTTGAAAATGATGACGATATGCTCGCGGAGAGGGGGGTGATAGTAGATCTCCgcgaggagaacgacggcgtccagAAGAGAGGCCTCATCATTGGGGGCATGGAATTCAGGAGCAACTAG